A genomic segment from Modestobacter roseus encodes:
- the xylB gene encoding xylulokinase: MTLVAGVDSSTQSCKVVVRDAESGALVREGRASHPDGTEVDPAAWEAALREAIDSAGGLGDVAAVAVGGQQHGMVCLDDAGQVVRPALLWNDTRSAGAATDLIAELGDGDDGAGRRAWADAVGLVPVASFTVTKLRWLAQHEPDNAARTAAVALPHDWLTWKLAGSPGLDALVTDRGDASGTGYWSPFTGDYRTDLLERALGHAPVLPRVLGPAERAGQVAAGALAADGGALLGPGSGDNAAAALGINAEPGDVVLSIGTSGVVSTVSTTPSADPSGTVAGFADATGNFLPLVVTLNAARVLDATARLLGVDHDELSRLALTAPAGSGGLVMVPYLEGERTPDRPHATGALHGLTLATSDPAHLARAAVEGLLCGLADGLEAIAALGNPVRRVLLVGGGARSEAVRRLAPAVLGVPVLVPPPGEYVADGAARQAAWTLAGGDTPPVWPTTSTETYEADAVPHVRERYAEVRDMTAARV, translated from the coding sequence GTGACGTTGGTGGCGGGGGTCGACTCGTCGACCCAGTCGTGCAAGGTCGTCGTGCGCGACGCCGAGAGCGGCGCCCTGGTCCGTGAGGGCCGGGCGTCGCACCCCGACGGCACGGAGGTCGATCCCGCCGCCTGGGAGGCGGCGCTGCGGGAGGCGATCGACTCGGCCGGTGGGCTGGGTGACGTCGCCGCGGTCGCCGTCGGCGGCCAGCAGCACGGCATGGTCTGCCTCGACGACGCCGGCCAGGTCGTGCGCCCGGCCCTGCTGTGGAACGACACCCGGTCGGCCGGCGCCGCCACCGACCTCATCGCCGAGCTCGGCGACGGGGACGACGGCGCCGGCCGCCGGGCCTGGGCGGACGCGGTCGGCCTGGTCCCGGTGGCCTCGTTCACCGTCACCAAGCTGCGCTGGCTCGCCCAGCACGAGCCGGACAACGCCGCGCGGACGGCGGCGGTCGCGCTGCCGCACGACTGGCTGACCTGGAAGCTGGCCGGCTCGCCGGGCCTGGACGCGCTGGTCACCGACCGGGGCGACGCCAGCGGTACGGGCTACTGGTCGCCGTTCACCGGCGACTACCGCACCGACCTGCTGGAGCGGGCCCTCGGGCACGCGCCGGTGCTGCCGCGCGTGCTGGGCCCGGCCGAGCGTGCCGGGCAGGTGGCCGCCGGTGCGCTGGCCGCCGACGGTGGTGCGCTGCTCGGCCCCGGTAGTGGCGACAACGCCGCGGCGGCGTTGGGCATCAACGCCGAGCCGGGGGACGTCGTCCTCTCCATCGGCACCTCCGGGGTGGTCTCCACGGTCTCCACCACCCCCTCGGCGGACCCCTCGGGCACCGTCGCCGGGTTCGCCGACGCCACCGGCAACTTCCTGCCCCTGGTGGTCACGCTGAACGCCGCCCGGGTGCTCGACGCCACCGCGCGGCTGCTCGGGGTCGACCACGACGAGCTCTCCCGGCTGGCGCTCACCGCACCGGCCGGCTCCGGCGGGCTGGTGATGGTCCCGTACCTGGAGGGGGAGCGGACCCCGGACCGCCCGCACGCCACCGGCGCCCTGCACGGCCTCACGCTGGCCACGAGCGACCCCGCGCACCTGGCGCGGGCCGCCGTCGAGGGGCTGCTGTGCGGCCTGGCCGACGGCCTGGAGGCGATCGCCGCCCTCGGCAACCCGGTCCGCCGGGTGCTGCTGGTCGGCGGCGGCGCGCGGTCGGAGGCGGTGCGCCGCCTCGCCCCCGCGGTGCTGGGTGTGCCGGTGCTCGTCCCCCCGCCGGGGGAGTACGTCGCCGACGGCGCCGCCCGCCAGGCAGCCTGGACCCTCGCCGGCGGCGACACCCCGCCGGTCTGGCCCACCACGAGCACCGAGACCTACGAGGCCGACGCGGTCCCGCACGTGCGGGAGCGCTACGCCGAGGTCCGGGACATGACCGCCGCGCGGGTGTGA
- the xylA gene encoding xylose isomerase, which yields MTDLKPTRADKFTFGLWTVGWPAADPFGTATRAPVDVVESVHRLAEMGAYGVTFHDDDVIPFGSDTAARDAHIKRFRAAIDETGLVVPMVTTNLFTHPVFKEGGLTANDREVRRYAMRKVMRNMDLAAELGAQTYVLWGGREGAEVDMAKDLIAALDRYAEAIDTLAAYSEARGYGLRFALEPKPNEPRGDIFLPTIGHALGFIAKLEHSHLVGLNPETGHEQMANLNFTHGIAEALWAGKLFHIDLNGQHGPKFDQDLVFGHGDLLQAFSTVDLLENGGVDGAPAYDGPRHFDYKPLRTEDMDGVWRSAAANIRTYLLLKERAAAFRADPEVQEALAAARVPELRQSTLGAGESFEDLLADRSAFEDFDAEAVAKRGAGVVRVDQLMIEHLLGAR from the coding sequence ATGACCGACCTGAAGCCCACGCGTGCGGACAAGTTCACCTTCGGGCTCTGGACCGTCGGCTGGCCGGCCGCCGACCCGTTCGGCACCGCCACCCGTGCGCCGGTCGACGTGGTCGAGTCGGTCCACCGCCTCGCCGAGATGGGTGCCTACGGCGTCACCTTCCACGACGACGACGTGATCCCGTTCGGCAGCGACACCGCCGCCCGCGACGCGCACATCAAGCGCTTCCGCGCCGCCATCGACGAGACCGGCCTGGTCGTCCCGATGGTGACGACGAACCTGTTCACCCACCCGGTGTTCAAGGAGGGCGGGCTCACCGCCAACGACCGCGAGGTGCGTCGCTACGCGATGCGCAAGGTCATGCGGAACATGGACCTGGCCGCCGAGCTCGGCGCCCAGACCTACGTGCTGTGGGGTGGGCGTGAGGGCGCCGAGGTCGACATGGCCAAGGACCTCATCGCCGCGCTGGACCGGTACGCCGAGGCGATCGACACCCTGGCCGCCTACTCCGAGGCCCGCGGCTACGGCCTGCGCTTCGCGCTGGAGCCCAAGCCCAACGAGCCCCGCGGCGACATCTTCCTGCCCACCATCGGGCACGCGCTGGGCTTCATCGCCAAGCTCGAGCACTCGCACCTGGTGGGGCTCAACCCGGAGACCGGGCACGAGCAGATGGCCAACCTGAACTTCACCCACGGCATCGCCGAGGCGCTGTGGGCGGGCAAGCTGTTCCACATCGACCTCAACGGCCAGCACGGGCCGAAGTTCGACCAGGACCTGGTCTTCGGCCACGGCGACCTGCTGCAGGCCTTCTCCACCGTCGACCTGCTGGAGAACGGCGGCGTCGACGGGGCCCCGGCCTACGACGGCCCGCGGCACTTCGACTACAAGCCGCTGCGCACCGAGGACATGGACGGCGTGTGGCGCTCGGCCGCGGCCAACATCCGCACCTACCTCCTGCTCAAGGAGCGGGCCGCGGCCTTCCGCGCCGACCCCGAGGTGCAGGAGGCGCTGGCCGCCGCCCGCGTGCCCGAGCTGCGCCAGTCCACCCTCGGCGCCGGTGAGAGCTTCGAGGACCTGCTGGCCGACCGTTCGGCGTTCGAGGACTTCGACGCCGAGGCCGTGGCCAAGCGCGGCGCCGGCGTGGTCCGCGTCGACCAGCTGATGATCGAGCACCTGCTCGGCGCTCGCTGA